A stretch of the Desulfobacter sp. genome encodes the following:
- a CDS encoding IS256 family transposase translates to MTEENTEFDFQKALKGIQEGKPFTGKGGVLTSLIKNLAEAALEGELESHLGQEVSANRRNGKSKKTIKSLDGKFELKTPRDRAGTFSPQIVKKHQTTLSDEIERKIIALYGLGMSYNDMASHLQEIYGLEISNATLSTITDKIIHTVKEWQARPLENVYPIVWLDAIHYKVRENGKVGSKAVYTILGVNIEGRKEVLGLYISENEGANFWLQVLTDLSNRGVKDILIACVDGLKGFPEAIETIFPDTEVQLCVVHQIRNSLKYVGSKNKKEFMADLKRVYKAVNKDLAEEELDILENKWNDKYPIVIKSWRNNWERLSHFFKYPEEIRRIIYTTNTIEAVHRQFRKLTKTKGSFPNQDSLLKLLYMGIQNASKKWTMPIQNWSLTISQLAIFFEGRLDKELGI, encoded by the coding sequence ATGACCGAAGAAAACACCGAATTTGATTTTCAAAAAGCCCTTAAAGGCATCCAGGAAGGTAAACCCTTCACAGGTAAGGGCGGCGTCCTTACATCATTAATCAAAAATCTTGCTGAAGCTGCTCTTGAAGGAGAGTTGGAGTCCCATCTCGGGCAGGAAGTTTCTGCCAACCGCCGTAATGGAAAAAGCAAAAAGACCATTAAATCCCTGGATGGTAAATTTGAGCTAAAAACCCCGCGTGACAGGGCCGGAACCTTCTCTCCACAGATCGTCAAAAAACATCAGACAACGCTCAGCGATGAAATTGAAAGAAAGATAATAGCCCTTTACGGCCTGGGCATGAGTTATAATGATATGGCTTCCCATTTACAGGAAATCTATGGACTTGAGATTTCAAATGCCACTCTGAGCACCATTACCGATAAAATCATCCATACCGTCAAAGAATGGCAGGCCAGGCCGTTGGAAAATGTGTACCCAATCGTATGGCTTGATGCCATACATTATAAAGTACGAGAAAACGGAAAGGTCGGCAGCAAAGCCGTTTACACAATTCTTGGGGTGAATATCGAGGGCCGCAAAGAGGTTCTTGGGCTGTACATATCCGAGAATGAGGGTGCGAACTTCTGGCTGCAGGTGTTAACAGACCTTTCAAACCGAGGGGTAAAAGATATCCTGATTGCCTGTGTTGATGGTCTAAAAGGTTTTCCCGAGGCCATTGAGACCATATTCCCGGACACAGAAGTTCAACTCTGCGTAGTCCACCAGATCCGAAATTCATTGAAATACGTTGGTTCCAAAAATAAAAAAGAATTTATGGCAGATCTAAAACGTGTTTATAAAGCGGTCAATAAGGATCTGGCCGAAGAAGAACTGGATATCTTGGAAAATAAATGGAATGACAAATACCCGATTGTGATAAAATCCTGGCGGAACAACTGGGAACGCCTCAGTCATTTCTTTAAATATCCAGAAGAGATTCGACGGATAATATACACCACAAATACCATTGAGGCTGTGCATCGACAGTTTCGAAAACTGACCAAAACAAAGGGATCATTCCCGAACCAGGACAGCCTGTTAAAGCTGCTTTACATGGGGATCCAGAACGCCAGTAAAAAATGGACAATGCCGATTCAAAATTGGTCACTGACAATTTCCCAGTTAGCAATTTTCTTTGAAGGCCGGCTGGATAAAGAGCTGGGAATTTGA
- a CDS encoding HAD hydrolase-like protein, whose translation MPNAKTIIHPRNFDGVLFDLDGVVTKTASVHGAAWKLMFDGVLKKMAGSQAFVPFDLETDYPLYVDGKPRIKGIEDFLASRNIVLDPARDDDRNIGHTLEDLGRRKNKLFLDLLEKQGVKVYPSTLDLVDELKKNGFKTGVVSSSENCVQILKSAKIETLFDVRVDGVVAQKMGLLGKPSPQTFLEAARQLGVEKERNVQNSVSRFRFPDLPQRQRK comes from the coding sequence ATGCCAAATGCAAAAACTATTATTCATCCCCGAAATTTTGACGGGGTGCTTTTTGACCTCGACGGTGTGGTGACAAAAACCGCATCTGTCCACGGGGCTGCATGGAAATTGATGTTTGATGGGGTTTTAAAAAAGATGGCCGGCAGTCAGGCGTTTGTTCCCTTTGACCTGGAAACGGACTACCCCTTGTACGTGGATGGAAAACCCAGGATCAAGGGAATTGAAGATTTTTTGGCCTCCAGGAATATTGTGCTTGACCCGGCAAGGGATGATGATCGAAACATCGGCCATACCCTGGAAGATTTGGGCAGGAGAAAAAACAAGCTGTTTTTAGACCTGTTGGAAAAACAGGGGGTAAAGGTATACCCGTCCACCCTTGATCTGGTGGATGAGTTGAAAAAAAACGGGTTTAAAACAGGGGTGGTCAGTTCAAGTGAAAATTGTGTTCAAATTTTGAAATCGGCTAAAATTGAGACCCTGTTCGATGTCCGGGTGGACGGGGTTGTGGCCCAAAAGATGGGCCTTTTGGGCAAACCCTCTCCCCAGACCTTTCTTGAAGCGGCCCGGCAGTTGGGGGTGGAAAAAGAAAGGAATGTTCAGAATTCTGTGTCACGGTTTCGGTTCCCGGATCTGCCTCAGCGCCAGCGGAAGTAA
- a CDS encoding IS4 family transposase, with amino-acid sequence MTHISVPKKQLRSLNFDNFRCPLIKSLSKAPELQSRGDRPLKMTFEDQINALVYFHLQEHKSARHLIQDLKENVFAKENIAPDGGISRSSFCEAINHRGLEQLQFIFEDLYKQALECHPGEHAELGELVSIDGSLINAVLSMHWANYRKGSKKAKVHCGFDINHGIPNKIFLTEGNGAERTFVPKILSKGQTGVMDRGYQSHKEFDLLQEQGKHFVCRIKTRTTRTIIDNHETPSDSYIFYDALVKLGTPNQNQTKRPVRVVGYKIAGVKYYVATDRHDLTAEQIATIYKLRWTIEDFFKWWKEHLKVYHLIARSEYGLMVQILGGLITYLLLAIHCQKQFNEKVTIKRVRQLRTAILNDLFGCEEQGSHSSNRDNIVKDQKIIEQAKT; translated from the coding sequence ATGACGCACATCTCAGTCCCTAAAAAACAACTACGGTCCCTGAACTTTGACAATTTCAGGTGCCCTCTGATAAAGTCACTTTCAAAAGCACCGGAATTACAATCTCGAGGAGACCGCCCTTTAAAAATGACATTCGAAGACCAGATAAATGCTTTGGTTTATTTCCATCTTCAGGAGCACAAGTCTGCCCGACATTTAATTCAGGATCTCAAGGAGAATGTTTTTGCTAAAGAAAATATTGCGCCAGACGGTGGTATCAGCCGTAGTAGTTTCTGTGAAGCCATCAATCACAGGGGACTCGAACAACTGCAATTTATCTTTGAGGATCTTTATAAACAGGCTCTTGAGTGTCATCCGGGTGAACACGCCGAGTTAGGAGAGTTGGTTTCCATTGACGGTAGTCTCATAAATGCAGTCCTTTCAATGCACTGGGCGAACTACAGAAAAGGAAGTAAAAAAGCCAAAGTACATTGCGGATTTGACATTAATCACGGAATCCCAAACAAAATCTTTTTGACTGAAGGCAACGGCGCTGAACGCACTTTTGTTCCCAAAATACTTTCCAAGGGGCAAACAGGTGTTATGGATCGTGGATATCAATCCCATAAAGAATTTGACCTGCTTCAGGAGCAAGGCAAACATTTTGTCTGCCGTATAAAAACCAGGACAACAAGAACAATTATTGATAACCACGAGACCCCTTCCGACAGCTACATTTTTTATGATGCACTGGTTAAACTTGGTACTCCGAATCAAAACCAGACGAAAAGGCCTGTTCGGGTTGTTGGCTATAAAATTGCTGGCGTCAAATACTATGTGGCAACTGACAGGCATGATTTAACAGCGGAACAAATAGCAACAATTTATAAACTCCGGTGGACCATTGAGGATTTTTTCAAATGGTGGAAAGAACATCTGAAGGTATATCATCTCATTGCCCGCAGTGAATACGGCCTTATGGTTCAGATTCTTGGCGGCCTTATCACTTACCTGTTACTGGCAATCCATTGCCAAAAACAGTTTAATGAAAAGGTCACGATCAAAAGAGTTCGGCAGCTGCGAACCGCCATTCTAAATGACCTGTTTGGCTGCGAGGAGCAGGGCTCTCATAGTTCAAACAGGGACAATATTGTCAAAGATCAAAAAATTATTGAGCAAGCAAAAACCTAA
- a CDS encoding universal stress protein yields the protein MTEAKDKILVALDGEEKSFKTIQYLCAFKPFRDRHLVLFNVMNKVPEYYYDLGTQDFSQNVISRGHAWEYSCRKQMDEFMNQARTKLLAQGFSANHVDLVICERNRGIARDILDEAQKGYHALVLRRRGIAKSVLPVAMGSVSSKLIEKATDVPLILAGILKVSHSLFWAIDGSKGADRAVEFVADTLKGSDCRFVLGSVIRDFYGPSAERLVDESGIWTSPGLEMIEKALSKASDILLNAGFNQAQIAKRTMKGAKSRSGAIVEMAMEEGCDTIVFGRKGKSRVSDFNIGRVPWKVVNGARKMTVWMVP from the coding sequence ATGACTGAAGCCAAGGATAAAATACTTGTGGCCCTTGACGGAGAAGAAAAGTCATTTAAAACCATTCAATATCTATGTGCGTTCAAGCCCTTCCGGGACAGGCACCTTGTCCTTTTTAACGTGATGAACAAGGTCCCTGAATATTATTATGATCTGGGGACCCAGGATTTCAGCCAGAATGTTATATCCCGGGGGCATGCCTGGGAGTACAGCTGCCGCAAGCAAATGGATGAATTCATGAATCAGGCCAGGACAAAATTGCTGGCCCAGGGGTTTTCTGCCAACCATGTGGACCTGGTGATCTGTGAGCGGAACCGCGGCATTGCCAGGGATATTCTGGATGAGGCACAAAAGGGCTACCATGCCCTGGTTCTCAGGCGGCGGGGAATCGCAAAGTCTGTTTTACCTGTTGCCATGGGCAGTGTCTCCTCAAAACTGATTGAAAAAGCCACGGATGTTCCCCTGATTCTGGCCGGTATCTTAAAGGTCTCCCACTCCCTTTTTTGGGCCATTGACGGTTCAAAAGGGGCGGACCGGGCTGTTGAGTTTGTTGCCGACACCCTCAAAGGATCTGACTGCCGCTTTGTTCTGGGCAGTGTGATCAGAGATTTTTACGGGCCAAGTGCAGAGAGATTGGTTGATGAATCAGGCATATGGACCAGCCCCGGCCTGGAAATGATTGAAAAGGCGTTGAGTAAAGCCTCAGACATTCTTTTAAATGCAGGATTTAACCAGGCCCAGATTGCCAAAAGGACAATGAAAGGCGCGAAAAGCAGATCCGGGGCCATTGTTGAAATGGCCATGGAAGAGGGGTGCGATACCATTGTTTTCGGGAGAAAAGGTAAATCAAGAGTCTCTGATTTCAACATTGGCCGGGTTCCCTGGAAAGTGGTCAACGGGGCCCGGAAGATGACCGTCTGGATGGTGCCTTAA
- a CDS encoding PaaI family thioesterase, with translation MPLTSHFRALENMYASAPINEIYKPVLSVSKGKAEIKMALSEQFFHSAGAVHGSVYFKMLDDAAFFAANSYETKVFVLTTSFTTYLTRPVSKGRLKAVGKVVNKNKSQFIAQSVVYDEKSNEIGRGSGVFVKSKMALAQAKGYKNPM, from the coding sequence ATGCCTTTAACTTCACACTTCCGCGCCCTTGAAAACATGTATGCCTCAGCCCCCATCAATGAAATCTACAAACCGGTTCTGAGCGTGTCCAAGGGAAAAGCTGAAATCAAAATGGCCTTGTCAGAACAATTTTTCCATTCAGCAGGGGCGGTCCACGGATCAGTCTATTTTAAAATGCTGGACGATGCCGCCTTTTTTGCGGCCAACTCCTATGAGACAAAGGTCTTTGTCCTGACCACCTCTTTTACCACCTATCTGACCCGCCCGGTTTCAAAGGGGCGTCTTAAAGCCGTGGGAAAAGTGGTTAATAAAAATAAATCCCAATTTATTGCCCAATCCGTGGTCTATGATGAAAAGAGCAATGAAATCGGCCGGGGCAGCGGGGTGTTTGTCAAAAGCAAAATGGCCCTTGCCCAGGCCAAGGGGTATAAAAACCCGATGTAA
- a CDS encoding DUF1254 domain-containing protein, protein MRVDKKTLSLALCAVVSIFFVLSVSQAEIRESSIGPVEYIGGYPTKETAKKFYDELDLQRAVEAYLWALPMASYGAMADAHHKFGAGDHAVLMVDKAAESQQLILTANQDTIYLSGVLDLGKGPMVIDVPAGLLGTMNNIWQQPLVDIGGPFSPEQNRGGRFLVLPPGYKGPMPSVAYHLVQSDTNTVVFYLRAIPQSKEDLPRLNKLVRTFRQYRLEEAKNPPEMTFISMIGKKADFLTHEGFEFYKSLARYINDNPPRPQDMAMLGLLETLGIAHGRKFNSDPRMQGILTAAAKRGRAMAEVVSWHPRVPEKDLYPYDKSPWKKIFISEDPSFHASNYLAIDQRTRYGFEAIGTSKSMTIAAPGQGSQYIGVYQDDKGRWLTGDNTFRIHLPKDIPAANFWSLSVYDNHSRSLVQNDQDHATIGTVHGAEPNADGSFDTYYGPQCPEGVPEANWIQTKPGVGFFVYLRLYGPLETYFDKTWRPGDPKLVN, encoded by the coding sequence ATGAGAGTGGATAAAAAAACTTTAAGCCTGGCATTATGCGCCGTTGTCAGCATTTTTTTCGTCTTATCGGTTTCACAGGCCGAAATAAGAGAGTCAAGCATCGGGCCGGTTGAATATATCGGTGGATATCCCACTAAAGAAACCGCAAAAAAGTTTTATGACGAGCTTGATTTACAGCGGGCCGTGGAAGCTTATTTATGGGCCTTGCCCATGGCCTCTTATGGAGCCATGGCCGACGCCCATCACAAGTTTGGGGCCGGGGATCATGCCGTTCTCATGGTTGACAAGGCCGCTGAATCCCAGCAATTGATCCTCACGGCCAACCAGGACACCATTTATCTGTCCGGCGTATTAGACCTTGGAAAAGGGCCCATGGTCATTGATGTCCCTGCAGGGCTTCTGGGTACAATGAATAATATCTGGCAACAGCCGTTGGTGGATATCGGCGGACCTTTTTCTCCCGAGCAGAACCGGGGGGGCCGCTTTCTCGTTCTTCCTCCGGGTTACAAGGGGCCAATGCCTTCGGTGGCGTACCATCTGGTCCAATCGGATACCAATACGGTGGTGTTTTACTTGCGGGCCATTCCCCAGTCAAAAGAGGATTTACCCAGGCTGAATAAACTGGTCCGCACCTTCCGCCAGTACCGGTTGGAGGAAGCCAAAAATCCGCCTGAAATGACATTCATATCCATGATAGGAAAAAAGGCTGATTTTCTTACCCACGAGGGGTTCGAGTTTTATAAATCCCTTGCCCGTTACATCAATGACAACCCGCCGCGCCCTCAGGATATGGCCATGCTGGGTCTTCTGGAGACCCTTGGCATTGCCCATGGTCGCAAATTTAATTCAGACCCGCGGATGCAGGGCATTTTGACGGCGGCGGCAAAGAGGGGGCGCGCCATGGCCGAAGTTGTGTCCTGGCATCCGCGGGTACCGGAGAAGGACCTGTATCCGTACGATAAAAGTCCGTGGAAAAAAATATTCATATCTGAGGATCCAAGCTTTCACGCCTCAAATTATCTGGCAATTGATCAGCGGACGCGATACGGTTTTGAAGCCATTGGAACATCGAAATCCATGACAATTGCGGCTCCTGGGCAGGGATCACAATACATTGGCGTTTATCAGGATGATAAGGGTCGGTGGCTTACCGGAGATAACACCTTTCGTATTCATCTGCCAAAGGATATTCCTGCCGCAAATTTCTGGTCCCTCTCTGTCTATGACAACCACTCCCGCTCTCTTGTCCAAAATGATCAGGATCATGCCACCATCGGCACCGTACACGGGGCAGAACCAAACGCTGACGGGTCTTTTGACACCTATTATGGACCTCAATGTCCTGAGGGTGTTCCTGAAGCCAATTGGATTCAGACAAAACCCGGGGTGGGATTTTTCGTATATCTCAGGCTCTACGGACCTTTGGAAACTTATTTTGACAAAACCTGGCGGCCCGGAGATCCCAAACTTGTAAACTGA
- a CDS encoding adenylate/guanylate cyclase domain-containing protein → MDFRSKKNKKMLRGGLLGLLSLGIALVIFQMGGLSTLENKSWDFRAKTGIAAQNPSKEIVLILLDQNSLEWAKNTLGLTWPWPREIYGVIVSFCRRNQAKSLGFDVIYSEPSSYGVADDAGFAETMEKAGNVANSLILGQSSGQGRTWPQNLDSQKVTVEGLEAWLKTSKVKPFTGLTLPVPELAKASALFCNVNLAPGKDGIYRPIPLFSIFENQAVPSMGLCLYLAAHPNARARIENGNFMVGQRSVPMDNQGRVILNYRGPSGTHETYSAAWVLQSELRLRTGQGEAARADSAFKDKYIFFGFSAPGLFDIHSTPVDSQFPGVEIHATLLDNFLSQDFMTQLPFGLTLVFSGILVICCGMLTSVNTRALPMFSLIAGFLVLPVAAGILAYPYGVWLPMALPLVSVSMTIGLCLVVNYATEGRRRRFIKTAFHHYLSAQVIDQILQNPDRLRLGGERRRLSIFFSDLESFTSFSETLEPEELTRFLNQYLTAMTDIIQGLGGTIDKYEGDAIIAFWNAPLDTPDHADLAVRAALDCQARLGKMRSEFRRQTGKEVKMRIGINTGEAVVGNLGSNTRFDYTMIGDSVNLAARLESANKELGTYTMVSGETRQASRSGLFWRPLGRIRVKGRARAVKIYEPMDLQKADPRKDLFKTFDQGLCLYNKGDFHSAFKVFSRIKEQDPAADAYARICR, encoded by the coding sequence ATGGACTTTCGGAGCAAAAAAAATAAAAAAATGCTGAGGGGAGGTCTGCTGGGCCTTTTATCCCTGGGCATTGCCCTGGTGATTTTTCAGATGGGCGGGCTGTCTACCCTGGAAAATAAATCCTGGGATTTTCGTGCAAAAACAGGGATTGCCGCCCAAAACCCCTCCAAAGAGATTGTTCTTATTCTCCTGGATCAAAACAGCCTTGAGTGGGCAAAAAATACCTTGGGGCTGACCTGGCCCTGGCCCCGGGAAATTTACGGGGTCATTGTCTCTTTCTGCCGGCGGAATCAGGCCAAAAGCCTTGGGTTTGACGTGATTTATTCTGAGCCTTCATCCTATGGGGTGGCTGATGATGCAGGGTTTGCAGAGACCATGGAAAAGGCCGGAAATGTCGCCAACTCCCTTATTCTGGGACAGTCTTCAGGCCAGGGCCGCACCTGGCCCCAAAATCTTGACAGCCAAAAAGTTACAGTTGAAGGGCTGGAGGCCTGGCTTAAAACATCCAAGGTCAAGCCGTTTACCGGCCTTACCCTGCCCGTTCCCGAATTGGCAAAGGCCTCTGCCCTGTTCTGCAATGTTAATCTGGCACCGGGTAAAGACGGGATCTACAGGCCCATACCCTTGTTTTCCATCTTTGAAAACCAGGCCGTTCCCAGCATGGGGCTCTGCCTTTACCTGGCGGCCCACCCCAATGCCAGGGCCCGTATTGAAAACGGGAATTTCATGGTTGGCCAGAGATCTGTTCCCATGGACAACCAGGGCCGTGTGATTTTAAACTACAGGGGGCCTTCGGGCACCCATGAGACATACTCCGCAGCCTGGGTCCTGCAATCGGAACTTCGGCTGAGAACCGGCCAGGGAGAGGCCGCTCGTGCGGATTCTGCATTTAAGGACAAGTATATATTTTTCGGGTTTTCAGCGCCCGGCCTGTTTGACATTCATTCCACCCCTGTGGACAGCCAGTTTCCCGGGGTGGAAATTCATGCTACGCTGTTGGATAATTTTTTGTCCCAGGATTTCATGACCCAACTGCCCTTTGGCTTGACCCTGGTATTTTCAGGAATTCTGGTGATTTGCTGCGGCATGCTCACTTCGGTCAATACTCGGGCGCTTCCCATGTTTTCATTGATCGCTGGGTTTTTAGTTCTGCCTGTGGCCGCAGGCATTCTGGCGTACCCTTACGGGGTCTGGCTGCCCATGGCCCTGCCTCTGGTCTCTGTGTCCATGACCATCGGGCTTTGTCTGGTGGTGAATTACGCCACAGAAGGTCGGCGCCGCAGATTCATTAAAACCGCCTTTCACCATTATTTAAGTGCCCAGGTCATTGACCAGATTCTCCAGAACCCGGACCGGTTGCGTCTGGGCGGCGAACGAAGGAGATTGTCCATATTTTTTTCAGACCTGGAATCCTTTACCAGTTTTTCTGAAACCCTTGAGCCTGAAGAGCTGACCCGTTTTTTAAACCAATACCTTACCGCCATGACAGATATCATCCAGGGCCTTGGGGGCACCATTGACAAGTATGAAGGGGATGCCATCATTGCGTTTTGGAATGCCCCTTTGGATACACCGGACCATGCAGACCTTGCTGTCAGGGCTGCCCTGGACTGCCAGGCCCGGCTTGGAAAGATGCGGTCTGAATTCAGGCGCCAGACCGGAAAAGAGGTGAAGATGCGCATCGGCATCAACACGGGGGAGGCTGTTGTGGGGAACCTGGGATCCAATACCCGGTTTGACTATACCATGATCGGGGATAGTGTTAACCTGGCGGCCCGCCTGGAATCTGCCAACAAGGAATTGGGCACCTATACCATGGTTTCCGGCGAGACAAGACAGGCATCACGCTCAGGGCTGTTCTGGCGGCCCCTGGGCCGGATCCGGGTCAAGGGACGGGCCAGGGCTGTAAAAATTTATGAGCCCATGGACCTTCAAAAAGCAGACCCCAGAAAAGACCTGTTCAAGACCTTTGACCAGGGGCTTTGTCTGTATAACAAGGGCGATTTTCATTCGGCATTTAAGGTCTTTTCCCGGATAAAAGAACAAGACCCTGCCGCAGACGCATATGCCCGGATTTGCCGTTAA
- a CDS encoding M48 family metalloprotease: MKSNTRREFLSSALSLGAAGFFMAGCKTMDTVTQAMKESNLISDSQAASLNRVGTAVGKSFESFTPEQEYYIGRTIGAMVLETYPPYNNPVANAYLNRLGQTLATASDRPETYAGYRFMIQNSNEINAFAAPGGFIFVTRGLIHCCPDEDSLAGVLAHEISHVEKKHGLGAIQQSRITKAVTILGQEGTKHFGSGEVKNLTAAFSDTISDITHTLVVSGYSRGQEKEADLAAAELVDRVGYNPQGLMRMLDQMSSRLEPNARDFARTHPSPQDRMAVLKRVVGPYKPYTTPEQRRTRFFQQLSKV; this comes from the coding sequence ATGAAATCCAATACCCGCAGAGAATTTTTAAGTTCAGCCCTATCACTTGGGGCCGCAGGCTTTTTTATGGCCGGATGCAAGACCATGGACACGGTTACCCAGGCCATGAAGGAGAGCAATCTTATCTCTGATTCCCAGGCAGCGTCTTTGAACCGGGTGGGAACTGCCGTGGGCAAAAGCTTTGAAAGCTTTACCCCGGAACAGGAATACTATATCGGCAGAACCATCGGTGCCATGGTATTGGAAACCTATCCCCCCTATAACAACCCGGTTGCCAATGCCTATCTCAACCGGTTGGGCCAGACCCTGGCAACGGCCTCTGACCGGCCAGAGACCTATGCCGGGTACAGGTTCATGATACAAAATTCAAATGAGATCAATGCTTTTGCCGCCCCCGGCGGGTTTATCTTTGTGACCCGGGGGCTGATCCACTGCTGTCCGGATGAAGATTCCCTGGCCGGGGTTCTGGCCCATGAAATCAGCCATGTCGAAAAAAAACACGGACTTGGGGCCATTCAGCAGTCCAGGATTACCAAGGCGGTCACCATCCTGGGCCAGGAAGGAACAAAGCATTTCGGTTCTGGGGAAGTCAAGAACCTAACCGCTGCTTTTTCCGATACCATTTCCGACATCACCCACACCCTGGTGGTCAGCGGGTATTCAAGGGGGCAGGAAAAAGAGGCAGACCTTGCCGCCGCCGAACTTGTGGACCGGGTTGGGTATAATCCCCAGGGCCTGATGCGGATGCTTGACCAGATGTCCTCCAGGCTTGAGCCCAATGCCCGGGATTTTGCAAGGACCCATCCGTCTCCCCAGGACCGGATGGCCGTGCTCAAACGGGTTGTAGGACCGTATAAACCCTATACAACGCCTGAACAGCGGCGAACAAGATTTTTCCAGCAATTGTCCAAGGTTTAA
- a CDS encoding SH3 domain-containing protein: MDQSMSVQVKESHIRQRPSFFSPVIIVLAYGQRVTVLSEDNGWVKVSTLRGTGFVHGSALTPRQVILNPGKKDVQMAASSDEYALAGKGFNSQVEGQFRARNPRLDFSAIDRMETYKVSQSQIRQFLIQGKLSPQGGIS, translated from the coding sequence ATGGACCAATCAATGAGCGTTCAGGTCAAAGAGAGCCATATCAGACAACGGCCCTCTTTTTTTTCCCCGGTAATTATTGTCCTGGCCTATGGACAACGGGTGACGGTTTTATCCGAGGATAATGGGTGGGTAAAGGTGAGCACCTTAAGGGGCACAGGCTTTGTCCACGGGTCTGCCCTGACCCCAAGGCAGGTTATTCTCAATCCTGGGAAAAAAGATGTACAGATGGCAGCCTCCTCTGATGAGTATGCCCTGGCCGGAAAGGGATTCAACTCCCAGGTCGAGGGCCAGTTCCGGGCCCGGAATCCAAGGCTTGATTTTTCAGCCATAGACAGAATGGAAACCTATAAAGTCTCCCAGAGTCAGATCAGGCAGTTTCTGATCCAGGGCAAGCTTTCGCCTCAAGGGGGAATTTCATGA
- a CDS encoding YjbQ family protein: protein MHDLKMSTHTITCDMETGVDICDITDELNALVSGAGIVTGMAHVFVPGSTGAATTIEYEPGVVNDLKRAINELAAPGRLYDHELAWHDGNDHSHVQAALLGPSISIPIREARLALGDWQQTVVINHDNSPRTREMVLLQKIFPGQRDRSGVKFTQHKKTDFRRILSALKFLPS from the coding sequence ATGCATGACTTAAAAATGAGCACCCATACCATAACCTGCGATATGGAGACCGGGGTGGACATCTGCGATATTACAGATGAACTCAACGCCCTGGTGTCCGGGGCCGGTATTGTCACCGGCATGGCCCATGTTTTTGTTCCAGGCTCCACAGGGGCTGCCACCACCATTGAGTATGAACCCGGGGTGGTAAATGACCTGAAACGGGCAATCAATGAACTGGCCGCCCCGGGCAGGCTCTATGACCACGAACTTGCCTGGCATGACGGCAACGACCACAGCCACGTCCAGGCCGCCCTTTTAGGCCCTTCCATCTCTATTCCAATCCGGGAGGCAAGGCTGGCCCTGGGCGACTGGCAGCAGACCGTGGTCATCAACCATGACAACAGCCCGAGAACCCGGGAAATGGTTCTGTTGCAAAAAATATTTCCAGGACAAAGAGATCGTTCAGGCGTAAAATTTACGCAGCATAAGAAAACAGATTTTCGACGAATTCTTTCTGCTTTAAAATTTCTCCCTTCCTAA
- a CDS encoding IS6 family transposase, translating to MKNENPFKWRHYEKEIILLNVRWYLRYQLSYRNLEEMMQERGLSVDHSTIYRWVQRYAPEMEKRSRKYLRQSNDSYRIDETYIKVRGKMKYLYRAVDSRGNTIDFLLRSRRNMESAKRFFKKMLRASNSSRPRVLSVDGNPAYPPAVKALKEKKLLNKDCILRQNKYLNNIIEQDHRFIKKLVRAGMGFKTFHSAWRTLKGYEIMNMIRKGQVKNIRKGEILKQKEFVENLFSYAA from the coding sequence ATGAAAAATGAAAACCCTTTCAAGTGGCGTCATTATGAAAAAGAAATCATCCTATTGAATGTTCGCTGGTATCTGAGATATCAACTGAGTTACAGGAATCTGGAAGAGATGATGCAAGAACGGGGCTTGTCTGTGGATCACAGTACCATTTACCGATGGGTTCAGCGCTATGCTCCTGAAATGGAAAAGCGAAGCAGGAAGTATCTGCGGCAATCAAATGATTCTTACCGTATTGATGAAACATATATCAAGGTGCGGGGGAAAATGAAGTATCTTTACCGAGCGGTCGATTCCCGTGGAAATACCATCGATTTTCTTCTTCGCAGCAGACGTAATATGGAATCTGCCAAACGATTTTTTAAAAAGATGCTGCGAGCTTCCAATAGCTCCAGACCTCGGGTTCTGAGTGTTGACGGAAATCCTGCATATCCTCCGGCAGTAAAGGCTTTGAAAGAAAAAAAGCTTCTGAATAAGGACTGTATCCTAAGACAGAATAAATATCTGAACAATATTATTGAGCAAGACCACCGGTTTATCAAAAAGCTTGTCAGAGCTGGTATGGGGTTCAAGACATTTCATTCTGCCTGGCGGACGCTAAAAGGCTATGAAATTATGAACATGATCAGAAAAGGACAAGTTAAAAATATTAGGAAGGGAGAAATTTTAAAGCAGAAAGAATTCGTCGAAAATCTGTTTTCTTATGCTGCGTAA